The following coding sequences are from one bacterium SCSIO 12741 window:
- a CDS encoding polysaccharide deacetylase family protein yields the protein MKNSVLLAFVLVFFVSCKGQNQTFAERLGYNKGDRVIILHVDDAGMSYDSNEGTKKAIKDGASTSCSVMMPCPWAPGFINWLKENQDVDAGLHLTLNSEWDNYRWGPVAGKSAVPTLCDDMGYLWPSTGQAIQNGNPEEVKIEIRAQLQKAREMGFEPSHIDAHMGTIFAREDFMNHFVALGMENHIPVMFPCGHNTYFKNFLREQGKFRLMAMGQYQEGMDIPLPMTDEQSAQMGELLWGAGLPVIDDMHNQSYDWPYPEDMEMTDENILEYRKNKYKEVVKNAKPGVTMIIMHCTEPTAAFADITESIHVRKGDFLVMTDPDFQQFLKDEGVILTTFKDLMVRRNQAK from the coding sequence ATGAAAAATTCAGTGCTGCTGGCCTTTGTGCTGGTATTTTTTGTTTCCTGCAAAGGACAAAATCAAACCTTCGCCGAACGCTTAGGTTATAACAAAGGAGACCGAGTTATCATCTTACATGTAGACGATGCTGGTATGTCCTATGACTCCAATGAAGGAACCAAAAAGGCAATCAAAGACGGTGCTTCCACCTCGTGTAGCGTAATGATGCCCTGCCCCTGGGCACCTGGCTTTATCAACTGGTTGAAGGAAAACCAGGATGTGGATGCCGGTTTGCATCTTACGCTGAATTCAGAATGGGATAACTACCGGTGGGGTCCTGTAGCGGGTAAATCTGCGGTGCCTACGCTGTGCGATGATATGGGTTATCTGTGGCCATCGACGGGTCAGGCGATTCAAAATGGAAACCCAGAAGAGGTAAAAATCGAGATTCGCGCCCAGCTTCAGAAAGCTCGTGAGATGGGTTTTGAACCCTCCCACATTGATGCACACATGGGAACCATTTTTGCCCGTGAAGACTTCATGAATCACTTTGTTGCTTTGGGAATGGAAAATCATATTCCAGTTATGTTCCCTTGTGGCCACAACACCTATTTCAAGAATTTTCTTCGCGAACAAGGAAAGTTTCGATTGATGGCTATGGGTCAATACCAGGAGGGAATGGATATTCCTTTGCCTATGACCGATGAACAATCTGCCCAGATGGGTGAACTGTTGTGGGGTGCTGGCCTTCCCGTTATCGATGACATGCACAACCAAAGTTACGATTGGCCATACCCCGAAGACATGGAAATGACCGACGAAAACATTTTGGAATACCGAAAAAACAAGTACAAAGAAGTGGTTAAAAATGCCAAGCCTGGTGTAACAATGATCATTATGCATTGTACTGAACCTACTGCGGCTTTTGCTGATATTACGGAATCTATCCACGTTAGAAAAGGTGACTTTCTGGTAATGACAGATCCTGACTTTCAGCAATTTCTAAAAGATGAAGGAGTTATTCTTACCACATTTAAAGACCTAATGGTGCGTAGAAATCAAGCGAAATAG
- a CDS encoding TraR/DksA family transcriptional regulator, with translation MAEKEKTRYSDSELSEFKEIILGKLEEAHKDLELLTSTMSHKDHHGTDDTSPTFKLMEDGPDVLSREETAQLALRQQKFIKHLEDAMVRIENQTYGVCRVTGKLIPKERLRVVPHATLSIEAKMAQQK, from the coding sequence ATGGCTGAAAAAGAAAAAACAAGATATTCTGATTCCGAATTGTCGGAATTCAAAGAAATCATCTTAGGGAAATTGGAAGAGGCCCACAAAGACCTGGAACTACTAACCAGTACGATGTCTCACAAAGATCACCACGGAACGGATGACACCTCACCCACTTTCAAATTGATGGAAGATGGACCGGATGTTCTTTCCCGTGAAGAGACCGCCCAATTGGCTTTAAGACAGCAAAAATTTATCAAGCACCTGGAAGATGCGATGGTGCGGATTGAAAACCAAACCTACGGAGTTTGCCGGGTAACCGGAAAATTGATTCCAAAGGAAAGGCTGCGCGTTGTGCCACACGCTACCTTGAGTATCGAGGCCAAAATGGCTCAGCAGAAGTAA
- a CDS encoding lipoprotein signal peptidase, with protein sequence MKNTSYLATITVLLVLVLDQASKFWVKLNMTLTDEIAVAGNWFYINFTENNGMAFGIEFAGEYGKLILTLFRIVAVSGILYFLVRMIRTGSPKGLVISLSLILAGAFGNIVDSVFYGIWFNDSYHQVATFLPDAGGYSKLFHGKVVDMLYFPILSGHFPDWMPFWGGDPFLFFRPVFNIADSSITVGVGMIILFQKKFFANA encoded by the coding sequence ATGAAAAATACCTCATACCTTGCCACGATAACCGTCTTATTGGTTCTTGTGTTGGACCAAGCAAGTAAGTTTTGGGTAAAGTTGAACATGACTCTGACCGATGAAATTGCGGTTGCAGGAAATTGGTTCTACATCAATTTTACCGAGAACAATGGTATGGCCTTCGGTATTGAGTTTGCCGGTGAATATGGAAAATTGATTCTGACCTTGTTTCGAATTGTGGCAGTTTCAGGTATTCTGTACTTCTTGGTAAGAATGATTCGAACAGGATCTCCAAAAGGGCTCGTGATTAGTTTGTCACTGATCCTGGCTGGAGCTTTTGGAAATATTGTGGATTCCGTTTTCTACGGAATTTGGTTTAACGATAGCTACCATCAGGTGGCAACATTCCTTCCAGATGCCGGTGGATATTCCAAATTGTTCCACGGGAAAGTGGTAGACATGCTCTATTTTCCCATTTTAAGCGGCCATTTTCCGGATTGGATGCCATTTTGGGGCGGAGACCCCTTCCTGTTTTTTCGACCGGTTTTTAATATAGCAGACTCATCCATAACCGTAGGTGTAGGAATGATCATCCTTTTCCAAAAGAAATTCTTCGCCAACGCCTAA
- a CDS encoding class I SAM-dependent methyltransferase: MSRIDYTHCPVCDHQHFKPFLAVPDHSVSKEVFELVECSNCGFVFTQNVPSEDTIGPYYQSEAYISHSDSKKGVINRVYHRVRQYMLNRKWKLISGLTAHRTLLDIGCGTGYFPDYMQNKGFEVTGVEKDPDARKTCKDLFGLDVLDPDVFLDKGLGKKFGAITLWHVLEHLHQLNRYLETMHKHLEDDGILVIAVPNHDSLDAAHYKSDWAAYDVPLHLWHFTPSDIDNLAEKHGFNRIRLTGMPFDPFYNSLLSEQYKKNPLYLISGFIWGKMSFLKGWMNPKKASSVIYVLKKKRG, encoded by the coding sequence ATGAGCCGGATCGATTATACCCACTGCCCCGTTTGTGATCATCAACACTTTAAACCGTTTTTGGCGGTTCCTGATCATTCCGTATCCAAAGAGGTGTTTGAACTGGTGGAATGTAGCAACTGCGGTTTTGTTTTTACTCAAAACGTTCCTTCTGAAGACACCATTGGGCCTTACTACCAAAGTGAAGCCTACATTTCTCACTCTGATTCAAAGAAGGGTGTAATCAATCGAGTTTACCACCGGGTAAGGCAATACATGCTCAACCGGAAATGGAAACTTATCAGCGGGTTAACGGCACACAGAACTTTACTCGATATCGGGTGTGGAACAGGTTACTTCCCGGATTACATGCAGAACAAAGGTTTTGAAGTGACCGGTGTAGAAAAGGATCCTGATGCTCGTAAAACCTGTAAAGATCTGTTTGGCCTCGACGTGCTTGATCCTGACGTATTCCTGGACAAAGGTCTTGGGAAAAAATTTGGAGCTATTACGCTGTGGCACGTATTGGAACATTTGCACCAGCTAAACCGCTATCTGGAAACCATGCATAAGCACCTGGAAGATGACGGTATTTTGGTTATCGCCGTTCCGAACCACGATTCCCTGGATGCGGCTCACTACAAATCTGACTGGGCAGCCTATGACGTGCCCTTGCACTTGTGGCATTTCACCCCTTCGGATATCGACAACCTGGCCGAGAAACATGGATTCAACAGAATTCGCTTGACGGGTATGCCTTTTGATCCATTCTACAATTCTCTTCTTAGCGAGCAATACAAGAAGAATCCGCTTTATCTGATTTCCGGGTTTATCTGGGGTAAAATGTCATTCTTAAAAGGATGGATGAATCCTAAGAAAGCGAGCTCGGTGATCTACGTTCTGAAGAAGAAACGTGGGTAG